The following proteins are encoded in a genomic region of Gossypium hirsutum isolate 1008001.06 chromosome D05, Gossypium_hirsutum_v2.1, whole genome shotgun sequence:
- the LOC107937914 gene encoding flowering-promoting factor 1, whose product MAGVWVFNNGVYRLENSLRRRVLVHLPSGEVVSSYSSLEHILRGLGWERYYGGDPDLYQFHKHSSIDLISLPKDFSKFCSVHMYDIVVKNPNVFHVRDM is encoded by the coding sequence ATGGCTGGAGTTTGGGTGTTTAACAATGGTGTATATCGGCTGGAAAATAGTCTCCGGAGACGGGTTTTGGTGCACTTACCGTCGGGTGAAGTTGTATCGTCCTACTCATCCTTGGAGCACATTTTGAGAGGTTTAGGGTGGGAAAGGTACTACGGGGGTGACCCTGATCTCTACCAATTCCACAAGCACTCTTCCATTGATCTCATTTCACTCCCTAAGGATTTCTCCAAGTTCTGCTCCGTTCACATGTATGATATTGTCGTTAAGAACCCCAACGTCTTCCACGTAAGAGATATGTGA